From a single Nicotiana tomentosiformis chromosome 2, ASM39032v3, whole genome shotgun sequence genomic region:
- the LOC104097168 gene encoding dof zinc finger protein DOF1.5-like — MAQVQESRISQGIKLFGATIQVQAKQAAKGDDHDTDEDQEKKPEKIIPCPRCKSMETKFCYFNNYNVNQPRHFCKGCQRYWTAGGALRNVPVGAGRRKAKPPCGGSDGDMVAGLSDGCFFDVTNHGNIHQLDFDGVVAEEWHLFPAAKRRRSTSGSQSC; from the coding sequence ATGGCTCAAGTTCAAGAAAGTCGCATCTCACAAGGCATCAAGTTGTTTGGTGCAACAATACAAGTTCAAGCAAAACAAGCTGCAAAAGGTGATGATCATGATACTGATGAAGATCAAGAAAAAAAGCCAGAAAAGATCATCCCTTGCCCTAGATGCAAAAGCATGGAAACCAAGTTTTGTTACTTCAACAACTACAATGTTAACCAGCCAAGACACTTTTGCAAAGGTTGTCAAAGGTACTGGACGGCCGGTGGGGCCCTACGGAACGTGCCCGTAGGAGCCGGCCGTCGCAAGGCCAAACCGCCTTGTGGCGGCAGCGACGGCGACATGGTGGCCGGATTATCAGATGGTTGCTTCTTTGATGTTACTAATCATGGGAATATTCACCAGCTTGACTTTGATGGAGTGGTGGCTGAGGAATGGCATCTTTTTCCGGCGGCCAAGAGGAGGAGGAGCACCTCCGGTAGCCAATCTTGTTGA